From Hirundo rustica isolate bHirRus1 chromosome 1, bHirRus1.pri.v3, whole genome shotgun sequence, a single genomic window includes:
- the PABPC1 gene encoding polyadenylate-binding protein 1 — MNPSAPSYPMASLYVGDLHPDVTEAMLYEKFSPAGPILSIRVCRDMITRRSLGYAYVNFQQPADAERALDTMNFDVIKGKPVRIMWSQRDPSLRKSGVGNIFIKNLDKSIDNKALYDTFSAFGNILSCKVVCDENGSKGYGFVHFETQEAAERAIEKMNGMLLNDRKVFVGRFKSRKEREAELGARAKEFTNVYIKNFGEDMDDERLKELFGKFGPALSVKVMTDESGKSKGFGFVSFERHEDAQKAVDEMNGKELNGKQIYVGRAQKKVERQTELKRKFEQMKQDRITRYQGVNLYVKNLDDGIDDERLRKEFSPFGTITSAKVMMEGGRSKGFGFVCFSSPEEATKAVTEMNGRIVATKPLYVALAQRKEERQAHLTNQYMQRMASVRAVPNPVINPYQPAPPSGYFMAAIPQTQNRAAYYPTNQLAQLARPSPRWTAQGARPHPFQNMPGAIRPAAPRPPFSTMRPASSQVPRVMSTQRVANTSTQTMGPRPAAAATAATPAVRTVPQYKYAAGVRNPQQHLNTQPQVAMQQPAVHVQGQEPLTASMLASAPPQEQKQMLGERLFPLIQSMHPTLAGKITGMLLEIDNSELLHMLESPESLRSKVDEAVAVLQAHQAKEAAQKAVNNPTGVPSV; from the exons ATGAACCCCAGCGCCCCCAGCTACCCCATGGCCTCGCTCTACGTGGGGGACCTGCACCCCGACGTGACCGAGGCCATGCTCTACGAGAAGTTCAGCCCCGCCGGGCCCATCCTCTCCATCCGCGTCTGCAGGGACATGATCACCCGCCGCTCGCTCGGATACGCCTATGTCAACTTCCAGCAGCCCGCCGACG CTGAACGAGCTTTGGACACCATGAACTTTGATGTCATTAAAGGCAAACCAGTGCGCATCATGTGGTCTCAGCGCGATCCATCTCTACGCAAAAGTGGTGTAGGAAACATCTTCATCAAGAACTTGGACAAATCAATTGATAACAAAGCTTTGTATGATACATTCTCTGCTTTTGGGAACATCCTGTCTTGTAAG GTGGTGTGTGATGAAAATGGATCCAAGGGTTATGGATTTGTACATTTTGAGACAcaagaagctgcagaaagagCTATTGAAAAAATGAATGGTATGCTGCTTAATGACCGCAAAGT ATTTGTTGGAAGGTTTAAATCCCGCAAGGAACGTGAGGCAGAGCTTGGAGCCAGAGCAAAAGAATTCACCAATGTTTACATCAAAAATTTTGGAGAAGACATGGATGATGAGAGACTTAAGGAACTCTTTGGCAAGTTTG GTCCTGCTCTAAGTGTGAAAGTTATGACTGATGAGAGTGGAAAATCCAAAGGCTTTGGCTTCGTTAGTTTTGAAAGACATGAAGATGCCCAAAAA GCTGTAGATGAGATGAATGGGAAAGAACTCAATGGAAAACAAATCTATGTTGGCCGGGCTCAGAAAAAGGTGGAAAGACAGACGGAGCTGAAGCGCAAGTTTGAACAAATGAAGCAGGACAGGATCACCAGATACCAG GGTGTAAACCTTTATGTGAAAAATCTTGATGATGGGATCGATGATGAGCGTCTCCGAAAAGAGTTCTCCCCATTTGGTACAATCACTAGTGCAAAG GTGATGATGGAAGGTGGGCGCAGCAAAGGATTTGGATTTGTATGCTTTTCGTCACCAGAAGAAGCCACCAAAGCAGTCACAGAAATGAATGGTAGAATTGTGGCTACTAAACCATTATATGTAGCTCTAGCCCAACGTAAAGAGGAGCGCCAAGCTCATCTCACCAACCAGTACATGCAGAGGATGGCAAGCGTAAGAGCAGTACCTAATCCTGTAATCAACCCCTACCAGCCAGCACCTCCTTCAGGATACTTCATGGCAGCTATTCCTCAG ACTCAGAACCGTGCTGCGTACTATCCTACTAATCAGCTCGCTCAACTTGCTAGACCTAGTCCTCGCTGGACTGCTCAGGGTGCCAGACCTCATC CATTCCAAAACATGCCTGGTGCTATCcgcccagcagcacccagaccACCATTCAGTACCATGAGACCAGCTTCTTCCCAAGTTCCACGAGTCATGTCAACGCAGCGTGTTG ctaataCATCAACACAAACGATGGGTCCAcgtcctgcagcagcagctacTGCAGCCACTCCTGCCGTGCGCACAGTTCCACAGTACAAATACGCTGCGGGTGTTCGCAATCCCCAGCAGCACCTCAACACGCAGCCGCAGGTCGCTATGCAGCAG CCTGCTGTCCATGTGCAAGGTCAGGAACCCTTGACTGCTTCCATGTTGGCTTCTGCCCCTCCACAAGAACAAAAGCAGATGTTAG GTGAACGTTTATTCCCCCTTATTCAGAGCATGCACCCTACTCTGGCGGGTAAGATCACTGGTATGTTGTTGGAGATTGACAACTCTGAACTCCTCCACATGCTCGAGTCTCCTGAGTCTCTTCGTTCGAAG GTTGATGAAGCTGTAGCCGTACTACAAGCCCACCAAGCTAAAGAGGCTGCTCAAAAGGCAGTTAATAATCCCACTGGGGTTCCAAGTGTTTAA